The following proteins are co-located in the Paludisphaera rhizosphaerae genome:
- a CDS encoding DUF1559 family PulG-like putative transporter, with translation MSSRRGFTLIELLVVIAIIAVLIALLLPAVQSAREAARRAQCVNNLKQMGLALANAESATGSYLPGFGPYYNQTVTDPSNSGCGGRPNVLAQLLPYMEGSNTYNTFNFEWCINLYGAGTQNDTAQTQIVAAFTCPSDANNVRLSNLGYANYVASLGATAAQNLGTAATSWESNTARAGIFNFTQDSSAPNVYPVYKRGVPVTVAAVIDGTSNTAVFSETRRGKASTTSSINGYIGGIMTDDLSNVYIINNGDLGIAPNCTYGMSGYYTRIVYRGLQYYRNLPMTGYYSHTLTPNSKWFDCGVFGSAFNNGHMAARSYHSGGVNVGLADGSVRFVKDSISLATWMAVGTKAGGEIVSADAL, from the coding sequence ATGTCTTCACGTCGCGGGTTCACCTTGATCGAACTGCTGGTGGTGATCGCCATCATCGCAGTTCTGATCGCTCTCCTGCTGCCCGCCGTCCAGTCGGCCCGCGAGGCGGCTCGCCGGGCGCAGTGCGTCAACAACCTGAAGCAGATGGGGTTGGCCCTCGCCAACGCGGAGTCCGCCACCGGCTCCTACCTCCCCGGATTCGGCCCGTACTACAACCAGACCGTCACCGATCCCAGCAACAGCGGCTGCGGCGGTCGGCCCAACGTGCTGGCCCAGCTTCTGCCCTACATGGAAGGGTCGAACACGTACAACACCTTCAACTTCGAGTGGTGCATCAACCTGTACGGGGCGGGCACTCAGAACGATACGGCCCAGACGCAGATCGTCGCGGCGTTCACCTGTCCGTCGGACGCCAACAACGTGAGGCTTTCGAACCTGGGCTACGCCAATTACGTCGCCAGCCTGGGAGCGACGGCCGCCCAGAACCTCGGCACGGCCGCCACGTCGTGGGAGTCGAACACGGCCCGGGCGGGGATCTTCAACTTCACCCAGGACTCGTCCGCGCCCAACGTCTATCCCGTCTACAAGCGGGGCGTTCCGGTGACCGTGGCGGCGGTGATCGACGGCACGAGCAACACGGCGGTCTTCTCCGAGACCCGTCGCGGCAAGGCTTCCACCACGTCCTCGATCAACGGTTACATCGGCGGGATCATGACCGATGATCTGTCGAACGTCTACATCATCAACAACGGCGACCTGGGGATCGCCCCCAACTGCACGTACGGCATGTCGGGCTATTACACCCGCATCGTCTATCGGGGCCTTCAGTACTACCGCAACCTGCCGATGACCGGGTATTACAGCCACACCCTGACCCCGAACTCCAAGTGGTTCGACTGCGGCGTCTTCGGGTCGGCCTTCAACAACGGCCACATGGCCGCTCGCAGCTACCACTCCGGCGGAGTGAACGTGGGCCTGGCCGACGGCTCGGTCCGCTTCGTCAAGGATTCGATCAGCCTTGCGACCTGGATGGCGGTCGGGACCAAGGCCGGCGGCGAAATCGTCAGCGCCGACGCGCTGTGA